From one Gemmobacter sp. genomic stretch:
- a CDS encoding RNA repair transcriptional activator RtcR family protein produces MRNVVIGFLGVQLDMGRRRGWRPSIQLCDHADFPIDRLELIHDQRHYHLACNVAADIAALSPTTEVRLVRIDMTDPWDFQEVYGKLYDFAANYGFDEDRERYHVHLTTGTHVAQICWFLLTESRHVPARLVQTGPPHEGGPAQGKLDVIDLDLARYNALQRRFEAAARDHSSLLLGGVKTRCAAMQALVERLELVATGSDAPILLLGEPGAGKSALAARLHELKLVRRRVKGRLVHINCATLRGGQALPALFGQRRAATGIAGTERPGFLREADGGVLFLDGIDELGHDEQAAILQVIETGRYCPVGSEAEVTARFHLIASASADPGALVREGRLRADLHARLSQWVFHLPPLRERREDIGAHLLALIDGSERQLGRRTGFNADALARYLRFAGDPATPWPGNLRDLQASAHRLAVLAERGRVTLPMVETEIAALAAQWTAAERDDDRALLASVLPASEPLDEFDRAQLAAVIRACRECPSLAAAGRRLFAVSREEKTSQNDSDRLRKYLARFGLDWTGVAQ; encoded by the coding sequence ATGCGCAATGTCGTCATCGGATTTCTGGGTGTCCAGCTTGACATGGGCAGGCGGCGCGGCTGGCGCCCCTCGATCCAGCTATGTGACCATGCCGATTTCCCGATTGACCGGCTGGAGCTGATCCACGACCAGCGTCATTACCACCTGGCCTGCAATGTCGCGGCAGATATCGCCGCGCTGTCCCCGACGACCGAGGTGCGGTTGGTCCGCATCGACATGACCGACCCCTGGGATTTCCAGGAGGTCTATGGCAAACTCTACGACTTTGCCGCCAATTACGGTTTCGACGAGGACCGCGAGCGCTATCACGTTCACCTGACGACCGGCACCCATGTGGCGCAGATCTGCTGGTTTCTGCTGACCGAAAGCCGCCATGTGCCGGCCCGGCTGGTGCAGACCGGCCCCCCGCACGAGGGTGGGCCAGCGCAGGGCAAGCTGGATGTGATCGACCTGGACCTTGCGCGCTACAACGCCCTGCAACGCCGGTTCGAGGCGGCGGCGCGCGATCATTCCTCGCTGCTGCTGGGCGGGGTGAAAACCCGCTGCGCTGCAATGCAGGCGCTGGTCGAACGGCTGGAACTGGTCGCCACCGGATCGGATGCGCCGATCCTTCTGCTGGGCGAACCGGGGGCCGGAAAATCAGCACTGGCTGCCCGCCTTCACGAATTGAAACTTGTCCGCCGCCGGGTCAAAGGCCGGCTGGTGCACATCAATTGCGCGACGCTGCGCGGGGGGCAGGCGCTGCCCGCGCTGTTCGGCCAGCGCCGCGCTGCCACCGGGATTGCCGGAACCGAGCGCCCCGGCTTTCTGCGCGAGGCGGATGGTGGGGTGCTATTCCTGGACGGCATCGACGAGCTTGGTCACGACGAACAGGCCGCCATCTTGCAGGTGATCGAGACCGGCCGTTATTGCCCTGTCGGCTCCGAGGCTGAGGTGACGGCGCGCTTCCACCTGATCGCCTCGGCCTCGGCCGATCCGGGGGCGCTGGTGCGCGAGGGCCGGCTGCGCGCTGACCTGCATGCCCGGCTGTCGCAATGGGTGTTCCACTTGCCGCCGCTGCGCGAGCGGCGCGAGGATATCGGGGCACATCTTCTGGCGCTGATCGACGGATCAGAGCGCCAGCTGGGCCGCAGGACCGGCTTCAACGCCGATGCGCTGGCGCGCTACTTGCGATTTGCCGGCGATCCCGCGACACCCTGGCCGGGCAACCTGCGCGACTTGCAGGCCTCCGCCCACCGGCTGGCGGTGCTGGCCGAGCGCGGCCGCGTCACCCTGCCGATGGTCGAGACCGAGATCGCTGCGCTTGCTGCGCAATGGACAGCAGCCGAGCGCGATGACGACCGGGCGCTGCTTGCCTCGGTCCTGCCTGCCTCCGAGCCACTGGACGAGTTCGACCGCGCCCAACTGGCCGCCGTGATCCGTGCCTGCCGGGAATGTCCCTCGCTGGCAGCAGCGGGGCGCCGCCTGTTCGCCGTCTCGCGCGAGGAAAAGACCAGCCAGAACGATTCAGACCGATTGCGGAAATATCTCGCAAGGTTCGGGCTGGATTGGACGGGAGTTGCGCAATAG
- a CDS encoding DUF6538 domain-containing protein, whose protein sequence is MSIIRRNQTFHLRRRVPRRYRDVEQREMILLSLHTDSESAAKAKADVVWREMIEAWEAKMDGANAEAEDRLAHAKELAAKRGYRYLTARQVAALPLEELLKRIEAVPMRNGKVDIQEAEALLGGARPHAITVSRALDLYWEVEGIRAAGKSEDQIRRWKNPRLKAIRNFVEQMGDLVIGEITTEQLFQFRGWWAKRVLAGDVGHNSANKDFIYVTSTLRAVARAKGINLLFSTDGLAFKEDKSKTRPAFSVAWIREKLLAPGALSGLNTEARCILLGMVNTGYRPSEGASLTADLIRLDKKYPHISIEPVGRALKSPNAKRIIPLVGVSLEAFKEFPKGFPRYADNPGLSDTINKFLRENKLLETPGHSLYSLRHSFEDRLLAAGVDERVRRDLMGHSLDRERYGHGGDLERLHADVSKIAI, encoded by the coding sequence ATGAGCATCATCAGACGCAACCAGACATTCCACCTGCGCCGCCGCGTCCCGCGCCGCTATCGCGATGTCGAACAGCGCGAAATGATCCTGCTCAGCCTGCACACCGATTCCGAAAGCGCGGCCAAGGCAAAGGCCGATGTGGTCTGGCGCGAGATGATCGAGGCATGGGAAGCCAAGATGGACGGGGCCAATGCCGAGGCCGAGGACAGGCTTGCCCATGCGAAGGAACTCGCGGCGAAGCGCGGATACCGATACTTGACCGCGCGCCAGGTGGCTGCCTTGCCCCTTGAAGAATTGCTCAAGCGCATCGAGGCGGTTCCAATGCGCAATGGCAAGGTTGATATTCAGGAGGCCGAGGCGCTTCTTGGAGGCGCCAGACCACATGCAATCACAGTCAGTCGCGCGCTGGACCTCTATTGGGAGGTCGAGGGTATCCGCGCCGCAGGCAAGTCCGAGGATCAGATCAGGCGCTGGAAGAACCCGCGCCTCAAGGCGATCCGCAATTTCGTGGAACAGATGGGTGATCTGGTGATCGGGGAAATCACCACGGAGCAACTGTTCCAGTTTCGGGGCTGGTGGGCAAAGCGTGTCCTCGCAGGCGATGTTGGGCACAACAGCGCCAACAAGGACTTCATCTACGTCACCAGCACGCTGCGGGCGGTGGCGCGGGCCAAGGGTATCAACCTGTTGTTCAGCACCGACGGCCTGGCCTTCAAGGAAGACAAGAGCAAGACCCGTCCGGCATTCTCGGTCGCGTGGATCCGGGAAAAACTGCTGGCGCCGGGTGCCTTGTCCGGGCTGAACACGGAGGCCCGGTGCATCCTGCTGGGCATGGTCAACACCGGATACCGTCCCAGCGAGGGTGCATCGCTGACCGCGGACCTGATCAGGCTGGACAAGAAGTATCCGCACATCAGCATCGAACCCGTGGGACGGGCGTTGAAGTCGCCCAATGCCAAGCGGATCATCCCCTTGGTCGGCGTCAGCCTTGAAGCATTCAAGGAGTTCCCCAAAGGCTTCCCGCGCTATGCCGACAATCCCGGATTGTCCGACACGATCAACAAGTTTTTGCGCGAAAACAAGCTGCTGGAAACGCCAGGCCACAGCCTCTACAGCCTGCGGCATTCCTTCGAGGACCGGCTTCTTGCTGCGGGCGTGGATGAGCGGGTGCGCCGCGATTTGATGGGCCATAGCCTTGACCGTGAACGCTACGGGCATGGTGGCGATCTGGAACGGCTGCATGCCGATGTGTCGAAGATCGCGATCTAG
- a CDS encoding type II toxin-antitoxin system Phd/YefM family antitoxin codes for MKAVSAREAKHHFGQLIDEARAEPVVVEKHGRPVVVVLAVEEYQRLTGTTVEPSGKKREDER; via the coding sequence ATGAAGGCCGTGTCTGCCCGTGAGGCCAAGCATCACTTCGGCCAGTTGATCGACGAAGCGCGGGCCGAGCCAGTGGTGGTCGAGAAGCACGGGCGGCCGGTGGTCGTCGTCCTTGCGGTCGAGGAGTACCAGCGGCTGACTGGCACGACCGTGGAACCCTCCGGCAAGAAACGAGAGGACGAGCGGTAG
- a CDS encoding DNA methyltransferase, translating to MPYRLLEEVPDLSAGDGGAGNMLIQGDNMEALKALLPFYSGRVKCIYIDPPYNTGAAFEHYDDNLENSIWLGTIWPRLELLRDLLAEDGSLWVNMALLHKSLEGFIS from the coding sequence GTGCCCTATCGCCTGCTGGAGGAAGTCCCGGATTTGTCGGCGGGCGACGGTGGCGCGGGCAACATGCTGATCCAGGGCGACAACATGGAAGCGCTGAAGGCGCTGCTGCCCTTCTATTCCGGCCGGGTGAAATGCATCTATATCGACCCGCCCTACAACACCGGCGCTGCATTCGAACATTACGACGACAATCTGGAAAACAGCATCTGGCTCGGCACAATTTGGCCGCGCCTTGAGCTGTTGCGCGATCTGCTTGCGGAAGATGGGTCTTTGTGGGTCAACATGGCTCTGTTGCACAAATCCCTTGAGGGATTCATCTC